Part of the Neorhodopirellula lusitana genome is shown below.
AATATCGTCTGGCTAGGCCCATCGAGTACAACCTGGATTCAATCGGCAGCGACCAAAGCCCCAGCCAAACAACCTCAAATCGCATTTCTGTGGGGCGATCCCCAGTCCGATCAAGCGGGCGGAACTCTCATCAAGTTACCTGAAGGGTTTGACGGCAAGATTCTCAGCCACAGTCCCCTGCGTGCCGTCGTCATCGAGGGTCTAGCCAAATTCCAGACGAACGAGACCACCGAAGGCAAACTCATGACGCCTGGCAGCTTCTTCAGCTCGCACGGCGAAGACACACATCGCGTTTCGACCGATGGCGAATTGCCCTGCATCATTTACGTGCGCAGTGAAGGCAAGTTCGACGTGATCCCCTAATGCCCTGTTGTTTTTCGATTGGATTAGGCACAGCTCCCGTGCCGTTCGGCTAAAACGGTTGAGAACTGAACGCTTTTACTTGACGGACCGCACCAGGTAGCGTCTCTGCTATCTTGCTATGCGATTTTCAAAAGGCCGCAAGCGCATCAATCGAGATCCAATGTCGCTCATTACCACGGAAACATTGAAATGAATCAATTCAAAGCATGGCTGTCCGTCGCATTCGTATGGTTGGCTATCGGCATGCAAGGAAGGGTGCTAGCGGAACAGCCAAACGTCTTGTGGATATTAACGGACGACCATCGTTATGACTCGATCCGCGCCTTCAACAAGATGCTGCATGGGCAAGAGATGAGCGAGTTGGGCTATGTCGAATCTCCTCATACGGATCGTCTAGCAAAGAGGGGAACGACGTTCATCAATGCTTATTGCCAAGCCCAAGGTTGTGCGCCGTCGCGAGCTTCGATGCACTACGGGCGGTATCCATTCCGATCGGGAATCTACGAGTTCGAGTACCACAACAACAACGCCGAACACTGCCGGCCGACATTGCCGGAAAGCATGGCCGAACTGGGGTACCAGACGACGCATTTTGGCAAACTAGGCGTCCGCGTCAAAACCATCAAGGGCGATGGCAAGTGGGCGACCCAGCACCCGATCTATCAACAGAGTTTTTACTTTAAGGACCTTGCCAAGGACGGGCTGTGCGCGTGGGGCAAAGGCTGGACGACGGAAGTCAATGGCGTGAAGCTGAAGGAACCTTTTCAAAACCTTGAATACTTCGTCACGCCGGAAGGTGACTTTGAGTACAGCTCGCTACAGCTGGAAAAGATCATGCCAGAGTTTGCCGGCACCGCAGCCCGAACGATGGAAAAGTACGACCTGCTGCGACATTACAACGCGAAAAAAGGCAAACACGTCGACAGTGGCATGATCCTGTCGGGTGTCAGTTCTCGCGAAGCCGGAAAGACTCGCGATGGCTACTATGCTTCGATCTTCGTAGATTTCCTGAAGAACCAGAATCGCAAGTTCAAGGTCGGCTCAAGGAATTACGACGGAGTTGATGCGTCCAAGCCGCTGTTCTGTCACCTCGGTTTCGACTTTCCTCACACCCCCGTCCTGCCGCCCGCTGACTTTCGCGAACGTTTCCAGCAACACACTTACAAAGTTCCTTCGGTAGA
Proteins encoded:
- a CDS encoding DUF4437 domain-containing protein encodes the protein NIVWLGPSSTTWIQSAATKAPAKQPQIAFLWGDPQSDQAGGTLIKLPEGFDGKILSHSPLRAVVIEGLAKFQTNETTEGKLMTPGSFFSSHGEDTHRVSTDGELPCIIYVRSEGKFDVIP
- a CDS encoding sulfatase-like hydrolase/transferase, translating into MNQFKAWLSVAFVWLAIGMQGRVLAEQPNVLWILTDDHRYDSIRAFNKMLHGQEMSELGYVESPHTDRLAKRGTTFINAYCQAQGCAPSRASMHYGRYPFRSGIYEFEYHNNNAEHCRPTLPESMAELGYQTTHFGKLGVRVKTIKGDGKWATQHPIYQQSFYFKDLAKDGLCAWGKGWTTEVNGVKLKEPFQNLEYFVTPEGDFEYSSLQLEKIMPEFAGTAARTMEKYDLLRHYNAKKGKHVDSGMILSGVSSREAGKTRDGYYASIFVDFLKNQNRKFKVGSRNYDGVDASKPLFCHLGFDFPHTPVLPPADFRERFQQHTYKVPSVDGEEMETMPKQLQQGVRNGFSDHFTDAEKQAMIQDYYAFCAYGDTLVGQAADAFIEYSDSQKQAWTIVYVCGDHGWKLNDHGSVSKFTPWDVDSHNPIIVVSSDKQAFPADKVVTDFVEFVDIAPTVLAAGGAKLDAEQYEYLDGMDMAEIASGEVPARDYVIGESHAVIGPRAFIRTKDYVFSMQTRPNRNRGKDMDWALNASYKELDPALYHMPTDPGEVRNLAFSPEYERVAMVMKDKLLNIVLGDNRVEVDWGGNQAVGTTVYRSNFAPGADDKQLTLP